A genomic segment from Syntrophorhabdaceae bacterium encodes:
- a CDS encoding HEPN domain-containing protein yields MNPLTGEWIEKAENDFATAAREMRVRKRPNYDAVCFHSQQCVEKYLKAILQENNIAFGKTHNLVILFELLLPLEPFWEGMRPQLQILNGYAVEVRYPGESADKTTGKDALKLCRMIRAEARSLLALHDP; encoded by the coding sequence ATGAATCCCCTCACCGGTGAATGGATAGAAAAGGCGGAAAATGATTTCGCCACCGCCGCCCGCGAAATGCGGGTTCGCAAGCGGCCAAATTACGACGCCGTGTGCTTTCACTCCCAGCAGTGTGTCGAGAAATATCTCAAGGCAATACTTCAAGAGAACAACATCGCCTTTGGGAAGACCCATAATCTCGTGATTCTTTTCGAGCTGTTGCTCCCCCTGGAACCTTTCTGGGAGGGGATGAGACCGCAATTGCAGATACTGAACGGCTACGCGGTGGAGGTCAGGTACCCCGGCGAGTCGGCGGACAAGACGACCGGGAAGGATGCATTAAAGCTTTGCCGGATGATACGGGCAGAAGCCCGCTCGTTACTGGCC
- a CDS encoding nucleotidyltransferase domain-containing protein, with protein sequence MVDEKSIYDFSSQIARKFRPEKIILFGSYTQGTATDDSDVDLLVILPFEGKPIRKASEILRKTRPRIPVELLVRTPEQVKTRLALNDYFLHEVMNKGKVLYESPHR encoded by the coding sequence ATGGTGGATGAAAAAAGTATTTACGATTTCAGTTCTCAGATCGCGCGGAAATTTCGTCCCGAGAAGATCATCCTTTTTGGTTCGTACACGCAGGGCACCGCAACGGATGATTCCGATGTGGACCTTCTGGTCATCCTGCCTTTCGAGGGCAAACCCATCAGGAAGGCCTCTGAGATACTCAGAAAGACCAGGCCTCGCATACCCGTGGAACTCCTCGTTCGCACGCCCGAGCAGGTCAAAACCAGGCTCGCGCTCAACGATTATTTCCTCCATGAAGTGATGAACAAGGGCAAAGTCCTGTATGAATCCCCTCACCGGTGA